The proteins below come from a single Mustela nigripes isolate SB6536 chromosome 14, MUSNIG.SB6536, whole genome shotgun sequence genomic window:
- the LOC132001083 gene encoding endophilin-B1 isoform X1: protein MNIMDFNVKKLAADAGTFLSRAVQFTEEKLGQAEKTELDAHLENLLSKAECTKIWTEKIMKQTEVLLQPNPNARIEEFVYEKLDRKAPSRINNPELLGQYMIDAGTEFGPGTAYGNALIKCGETQKRIGTADRELIQTSALNFLTPLRNFIEGDYKTIAKERKLLQNKRLDLDAAKTRLKKAKAAETRASQLNSARLEGDNNMIWAEEVTKSEQELRITQSEFDRQAEITRLLLEGISSTHAHHLRCLNDFVEAQMTYYAQCYQYMLDLQKQLGSFPSSYCNNNQTSVAPVPSASSNVIGSSALSSTSGLVIASPTNLIDLKECSGSRKARVLYDYDAANSSELSLLADEVITVFSVVGMDSDWLMGERGNQKGRVPITYLELLN, encoded by the exons ATGAACATCATGGACTTCAACGTGAAGAAGCTGGCGGCCGACGCGGGCACCTTCCTCAGTCGTGCAGTGCAG ttcacagaagaaaagcttggccaggcagagaagacagaattGGATGCTCACTTAGAGAACCTTCTTAGCAAAGCTGAATGTACCAAAATATggacagaaaaaataatgaaacaaactgaagtgTTATTGCAGCCAAATCCAA ATGCCAGGATAGAAGAATTTGTTTATGAGAAACTGGATAGAAAAGCTCCAAGTCGTATAAACAACCCAGAACTTTTGGGACAATATATGATTGATGCAGGGACTGAGTTTGGCCCAGGAACAGCTTATG GTAATGCCCTTATTAAATGTGGAGAAACACAAAAACGAATtggaacagcagacagagagcTGATTCAAACATCAGCTTTAAATTTTCTCACTCCTTTAAGAAACTTTATAGAAGGAGATTACAAAACAATTGCT aaagagaggaaactattacaaaataaaagactCGATTTGGATGCTGCAAAAACCAGACTAAAAAAGGCAAAAGCTGCAGAAACTAGAGCTTCA CAACTTAACTCAGCTCGCCTTGAAGGAGATAACAATATG ATTTGGGCAGAGGAAGTGACAAAA TCTGAACAGGAATTGAGAATAACTCAAAGTGAATTTGATCGTCAAGCAGAGATTACAAGACTTCTGCTAGAGGGAATCAGCAGTACGCAT GCCCATCATCTCCGCTGTCTGAATGACTTTGTGGAAGCCCAGATGACTTACTATGCACAATGTTACCAGTACATGTTAGACCTCCAGAAACAACTGGGAAG tTTTCCATCCAGTTACTGTAACAACAATCAAACTTCTGTGGCACCCGTGCCATCTGCTTCATCAAACGTGATTGGTTCTTCTGCCTTGTCTTCAACAAGTGGCCTAGTAATTGCCTCTCCTACCAACCTCATTGACCTTAAGGAGTGCAGTGGCAGCAGGAAGGCCAGGGTTCTATATGATTATGATGCTGCAAACAGTAGTGAATTATCACTTCTGGCAGATGAG gtGATCACTGTGTTCAGTGTCGTTGGAATGGATTCAGACTGGCTAATGGGGGaaaggggaaatcagaagggCCGGGTGCCAATTACCTACTTAGAACTGCTCAATTAA
- the LOC132001083 gene encoding endophilin-B1 isoform X2 — protein sequence MNIMDFNVKKLAADAGTFLSRAVQFTEEKLGQAEKTELDAHLENLLSKAECTKIWTEKIMKQTEVLLQPNPNARIEEFVYEKLDRKAPSRINNPELLGQYMIDAGTEFGPGTAYGNALIKCGETQKRIGTADRELIQTSALNFLTPLRNFIEGDYKTIAKERKLLQNKRLDLDAAKTRLKKAKAAETRASSEQELRITQSEFDRQAEITRLLLEGISSTHAHHLRCLNDFVEAQMTYYAQCYQYMLDLQKQLGSFPSSYCNNNQTSVAPVPSASSNVIGSSALSSTSGLVIASPTNLIDLKECSGSRKARVLYDYDAANSSELSLLADEVITVFSVVGMDSDWLMGERGNQKGRVPITYLELLN from the exons ATGAACATCATGGACTTCAACGTGAAGAAGCTGGCGGCCGACGCGGGCACCTTCCTCAGTCGTGCAGTGCAG ttcacagaagaaaagcttggccaggcagagaagacagaattGGATGCTCACTTAGAGAACCTTCTTAGCAAAGCTGAATGTACCAAAATATggacagaaaaaataatgaaacaaactgaagtgTTATTGCAGCCAAATCCAA ATGCCAGGATAGAAGAATTTGTTTATGAGAAACTGGATAGAAAAGCTCCAAGTCGTATAAACAACCCAGAACTTTTGGGACAATATATGATTGATGCAGGGACTGAGTTTGGCCCAGGAACAGCTTATG GTAATGCCCTTATTAAATGTGGAGAAACACAAAAACGAATtggaacagcagacagagagcTGATTCAAACATCAGCTTTAAATTTTCTCACTCCTTTAAGAAACTTTATAGAAGGAGATTACAAAACAATTGCT aaagagaggaaactattacaaaataaaagactCGATTTGGATGCTGCAAAAACCAGACTAAAAAAGGCAAAAGCTGCAGAAACTAGAGCTTCA TCTGAACAGGAATTGAGAATAACTCAAAGTGAATTTGATCGTCAAGCAGAGATTACAAGACTTCTGCTAGAGGGAATCAGCAGTACGCAT GCCCATCATCTCCGCTGTCTGAATGACTTTGTGGAAGCCCAGATGACTTACTATGCACAATGTTACCAGTACATGTTAGACCTCCAGAAACAACTGGGAAG tTTTCCATCCAGTTACTGTAACAACAATCAAACTTCTGTGGCACCCGTGCCATCTGCTTCATCAAACGTGATTGGTTCTTCTGCCTTGTCTTCAACAAGTGGCCTAGTAATTGCCTCTCCTACCAACCTCATTGACCTTAAGGAGTGCAGTGGCAGCAGGAAGGCCAGGGTTCTATATGATTATGATGCTGCAAACAGTAGTGAATTATCACTTCTGGCAGATGAG gtGATCACTGTGTTCAGTGTCGTTGGAATGGATTCAGACTGGCTAATGGGGGaaaggggaaatcagaagggCCGGGTGCCAATTACCTACTTAGAACTGCTCAATTAA